One genomic region from Flagellimonas oceani encodes:
- a CDS encoding SMI1/KNR4 family protein, whose translation MKTIDYTMYHEQLVRLKEKLQQAKQKDALFKVFGAGSHRYELNAPTTVSHIEALEQHYGIQLPECYKSFVLHIGNGGRSFLSSGAGPFFGIYPFGENLDDLIHGKVEEHLNKRCSLHPNMTTSQWDELTDLLYQDGISDEDYEDLNGNLYGGLLPIGSQGCSYIHALVLNGPYKGRVVNMDRGEQIPPRFSEYNNFLDWYEGWLDEIISGKLITITPSWFGYPKH comes from the coding sequence GGCTAAACAAAAAGATGCCCTTTTTAAAGTATTCGGGGCCGGTAGCCACCGATATGAATTAAATGCTCCCACAACCGTTTCCCATATCGAGGCCCTTGAACAACATTACGGAATACAATTGCCAGAGTGCTACAAGTCGTTCGTGCTCCATATCGGTAATGGGGGAAGGTCCTTCCTCAGCTCTGGTGCGGGTCCTTTTTTTGGTATTTATCCGTTCGGGGAGAATTTGGACGATTTGATTCACGGCAAAGTTGAGGAACATTTAAATAAACGATGTTCCCTTCACCCGAACATGACTACGTCTCAATGGGACGAATTGACCGACCTGCTCTACCAGGATGGTATTTCCGATGAGGATTATGAAGATTTGAACGGCAACCTTTACGGTGGCCTATTGCCCATTGGTTCGCAGGGCTGCTCTTACATACATGCCCTTGTTTTGAACGGCCCTTACAAAGGCAGGGTGGTGAACATGGATAGAGGTGAACAAATACCTCCACGATTTTCCGAATACAACAATTTCTTGGATTGGTACGAGGGCTGGCTCGATGAGATTATCTCGGGAAAATTGATAACAATCACCCCGAGCTGGTTCGGCTATCCCAAGCATTGA
- a CDS encoding acyl-CoA thioesterase has protein sequence MFFKEFEIRWSDTDANRHLANSAYINFMSHTRMAYLGLLGFNQKSMGAHNIGPVVFYEHVYYFKEAFPGMPVRVSLEFVGMSKDGKFFEFRHNFYDHNGKNFARCEMMGAWIDLKSRKLTGLPDEFLNSFESMEKAEDFKILTKKDTRKHVQVPKDIEIL, from the coding sequence ATGTTTTTTAAAGAATTTGAGATCAGATGGAGCGATACGGACGCTAATCGACACTTGGCGAATTCGGCCTATATCAATTTTATGAGCCATACCCGAATGGCTTATTTGGGATTGCTCGGCTTTAACCAAAAAAGTATGGGCGCCCATAATATTGGCCCGGTTGTGTTTTATGAGCACGTATATTATTTTAAAGAGGCTTTTCCGGGTATGCCCGTAAGAGTATCATTGGAGTTTGTTGGGATGAGCAAGGATGGGAAGTTCTTTGAGTTTAGGCACAACTTTTATGATCACAACGGTAAAAATTTTGCCCGTTGCGAGATGATGGGTGCTTGGATCGACTTAAAGAGCAGAAAACTTACTGGCCTGCCCGATGAATTTTTGAATTCTTTTGAATCGATGGAAAAGGCCGAGGATTTTAAAATCTTGACCAAAAAAGATACCCGAAAGCATGTTCAAGTGCCAAAGGATATAGAAATTTTATAG
- a CDS encoding NAD(P)H-dependent flavin oxidoreductase, translating to MSQKAEFIKNLSLPVIAAPMFLISGPKLVVECCKNGIVGTFPALNQRTSEGFEEWLIQIKSELKAFEEKSGKKAAPFGVNLVVHPTNPRLEADVKLCIKHQVPLVITSLGAVSQVVDAIHSYGGLVFHDIIKKRHAEKAAEAGVDGLILVSAGAGGHGGNINPMSLIAEVKKFFDKTIILSGCISTGRDVASAMQMGADLAYMGTRFINTEESKATEEYRKMIIDAGASDVVYTAAISGVHANFLAASLQAAGITEEDLKKDTKIDFGKELDTEAKAWKTIWSAGQGVTTIDNVLPVSELVGNLKKDFKMAIESQAQLLKIYPK from the coding sequence ATGAGCCAAAAAGCTGAATTTATCAAAAATCTATCACTACCCGTAATTGCCGCTCCAATGTTCCTGATTTCGGGACCAAAGTTGGTAGTGGAGTGTTGCAAAAATGGCATTGTGGGCACATTTCCTGCATTAAATCAGCGTACAAGTGAAGGTTTTGAGGAATGGCTCATCCAAATAAAATCAGAATTAAAAGCATTTGAAGAGAAAAGCGGGAAAAAAGCTGCTCCGTTTGGCGTGAATTTGGTGGTTCACCCCACCAACCCGCGATTGGAAGCCGATGTAAAGTTGTGCATCAAACACCAAGTCCCTTTGGTCATTACTTCTTTGGGGGCTGTCAGTCAGGTGGTGGACGCCATTCACAGTTATGGAGGTCTGGTCTTTCACGATATCATTAAAAAAAGACATGCCGAGAAAGCGGCAGAAGCCGGTGTGGACGGACTTATCCTTGTATCCGCCGGAGCAGGTGGCCATGGTGGGAACATCAATCCTATGAGCTTGATTGCGGAAGTGAAAAAATTCTTTGACAAGACCATCATTCTTTCCGGGTGCATCAGTACAGGAAGGGATGTAGCTTCTGCAATGCAAATGGGGGCCGACCTTGCCTATATGGGCACCCGTTTTATCAATACCGAAGAAAGCAAGGCCACGGAAGAGTACCGAAAAATGATCATTGATGCGGGCGCCAGTGATGTGGTCTACACTGCTGCCATTTCCGGAGTGCATGCCAATTTTTTGGCCGCAAGCTTGCAGGCGGCCGGAATTACCGAAGAGGATTTGAAAAAAGACACAAAAATCGATTTTGGAAAGGAACTCGACACCGAGGCCAAGGCATGGAAAACCATTTGGTCGGCCGGACAAGGTGTAACTACCATTGATAACGTATTACCGGTATCCGAACTTGTCGGTAATTTGAAAAAAGATTTCAAAATGGCCATTGAATCGCAGGCACAGCTCTTAAAAATATATCCAAAGTAA
- a CDS encoding YheT family hydrolase produces MPQLTSNYLPPFLFRSGHFATIYSGIVRSVNGVVQKRERMVLSDGDFLDLDWSDSPTPTQKLVILLHGLEGDALRPYITGSAKILNQNGYDTCAVNYRGCSGEPNITYRSYHSGATEDLIEVVDHILNTRNYTEIYLKGFSLGGNLLLKYLGEGNNVPKQLKGAVAVSVPCNLHDSCKQLLSPKNILYAIRFKGNLLEKLRQKQQLFPNKITDSDIKKIKTLKDFDDIYTSRAHGFKDALDYYQKSSSLQFLPTIQVPSLIINAKNDSFLGKECYPFTATENNPSLYLETPTFGGHVGFWGKNNITYTEKRALDFFDSL; encoded by the coding sequence ATGCCCCAACTTACTTCCAATTATCTACCCCCGTTTCTTTTTAGAAGCGGTCACTTTGCGACTATTTATTCGGGCATTGTACGTTCGGTGAACGGAGTTGTTCAGAAAAGAGAACGAATGGTGCTCTCGGATGGCGATTTTTTGGATCTGGATTGGAGCGATTCGCCCACACCCACCCAAAAATTGGTGATTTTGCTCCATGGACTGGAAGGAGATGCCCTACGCCCTTACATTACGGGGAGTGCCAAAATTCTCAACCAAAACGGGTATGATACCTGCGCCGTGAATTATCGGGGCTGTAGTGGGGAACCCAATATAACGTACCGCTCCTATCATTCTGGGGCCACTGAGGATTTAATTGAAGTGGTCGACCATATTCTGAACACTCGAAACTATACGGAAATCTATTTGAAAGGATTTAGTTTAGGGGGCAACTTATTGCTCAAATATTTGGGCGAAGGCAATAATGTTCCCAAGCAATTGAAGGGCGCCGTAGCGGTTTCCGTTCCATGTAATCTTCACGACTCCTGTAAGCAACTGCTCAGTCCAAAAAATATATTGTACGCCATAAGGTTCAAGGGGAATCTTTTGGAAAAACTACGGCAAAAACAACAGCTATTTCCAAATAAAATCACGGATTCCGATATCAAAAAAATTAAGACCTTAAAAGATTTTGATGACATCTACACCAGCCGGGCCCATGGTTTCAAAGATGCTCTTGACTATTACCAAAAATCCAGTTCGCTCCAATTTTTACCTACCATCCAAGTTCCAAGCCTGATCATCAATGCAAAAAATGATTCGTTCTTGGGCAAAGAGTGTTATCCTTTTACAGCAACGGAAAACAATCCTTCACTTTATTTGGAAACCCCGACATTTGGTGGCCATGTAGGATTTTGGGGCAAAAACAACATTACTTACACCGAAAAAAGGGCCTTGGATTTCTTCGATTCCCTATAA
- a CDS encoding c-type cytochrome has protein sequence MKKIVMFLAIGALIASCGGKKEEKKDGFEVSRTKTEDTKKEAKEGVPVDLDNKGVGPIKNLEFPDEINEEMAARGKAKYDAICVACHMIDQRMIGPALKGVYDRRSPEWVMNMILNPDGMLKEDPIAKALLKEYNNAIMLNQNLTEDEARDVAEYLRTL, from the coding sequence ATGAAAAAAATTGTAATGTTCTTGGCCATAGGGGCCTTGATAGCGAGCTGCGGCGGCAAAAAGGAAGAAAAGAAAGATGGTTTTGAAGTAAGCCGCACCAAAACTGAAGACACCAAAAAAGAAGCCAAGGAAGGTGTTCCTGTTGATTTGGACAACAAAGGAGTTGGACCGATAAAGAATTTGGAGTTCCCCGATGAAATAAACGAAGAAATGGCTGCTAGGGGCAAGGCAAAATACGATGCCATTTGTGTGGCTTGCCATATGATCGACCAACGTATGATCGGCCCGGCCCTAAAAGGTGTTTACGACAGAAGAAGTCCGGAATGGGTAATGAACATGATCCTGAACCCTGATGGAATGTTGAAAGAAGACCCTATTGCAAAAGCTTTGCTAAAAGAGTACAACAACGCTATTATGCTCAATCAAAATCTTACCGAGGACGAAGCTAGGGACGTTGCCGAATACTTGAGAACGTTGTAA